GGAGGGGTGCATCAAGACGGCCCGTCTAGCCACTGGCAGGACGGGCCTGGTAGGGGCGATAGGGGGATTTCACGGTAAGACCATGGGCAGTCTGAGTGTGAGCGGGAGAGATCTGTATAAGAAGCCTTTCGAACCTCTCGTTCCTGGGGTCACACACGTTTCCTTCGGGGACGCGGAGGCCTTGGACCGGGCGGTGGGGGAGAACACTGCCGGGGTTATTCTCGAACCCATCCAGGGCGAAGGGGGGGTGCTTGTCCCGCCCGACGACTACCTTCCGCGAGCCCGGGAGATATGCTCGCGCAAGGGCGCCCTTCTCATCATCGATGAAGTGCAGACGGGCTTGGGCCGGACGGGACGAATGTTCGCTGTTGAGCACTATGGAGTGGAGCCGGACCTTATGGCGCTCTCCAAGGCCCTGGGGGGCGGTGTTATGCCCCTAGGGGGATTCATGGGTACGCCACAGGCATGGGAGCCGTGGGAATCCAACCCCCTTCTGCACACCTCAACCTTCGGGGGAAACCCCTTGGCATGCGCTGCTGGCCTTGCTGCCGTCAGGGTGGCCGTGGAGGAGGATCTGCCGGGCCAGGCCCAGGAGAAAGGGGAATACGCCCTGGGTGTACTCGGGGGATTTGCCGCTGAGTACGAGGAAATCATCGAACAGGTGAGGGGCAAGGGACTCCTCATCGGGGTCCAGTTCCGCTCGGAAGGGATCGGCGGGATGGTTATGGCCGAGGTGTTCTCCAGGGGGCTCCTGGCGGTCTACACCCTTAACAACCCCAAGGTCATCCGGATCGAACCCCCGTTGACGATACCCCGGCCGGACCTGGACAGGGGGCTTGAGATACTCCAGGAAAGCCTCAAGGTGGTCAAGGAAATGGCAAGGGAACTCTGAAGGGAGTGAGACCAGTTGCCCAAGGTGGAGGTCCACGATACCCTCAGTGTTGATGTGCGCCGGGCCTATGAGGTCACTAGGGAGGGATACAGGTCTGGCAAGTTCGGGGGTACGTCCAATATTCGTTCCGTTACTGTACTGGAGGAGGGAGAGGACTACTCCGTTACTGAATGGGATGTCGTCCTGCAGGGAAAGGCCATTAAATGGTCCGAGAGGGATACCTATGACGATGAGCGAATGACCATAGAGTTTGATCAGGTAAAGGGCGACCTGGCGAAGATGTCCGGGGCCTGCGTCTTCACTGAGGTCCCTGAAGGAACCCTAGTGACCCTTTGGGTGGAGTTCGATTTCGGCATCCCGATGCTGTCCACCCTCTTAAACCCCATAGCTGTGGTGGCCCTGAGGAAGAACCTCACGGAAATGCTGGATAGGATCAAGAGCTGGCTCCGGGAGGGTTGACAGGGTTATCCTGGCCCGGCGCCAGCTGGTGCCGGGTCTTCTTCGTTCTTGCGCTCCCTGTGTCGCCGTCCAGGTATGGAAGTCCAAACCAAAGGGGATATTCTTACCTGAGACGGCAAGGGGGGACGTCCGCTGAGAGTGCTTCAGGTGATGCGCCCCGCCGGGGGCGGCATGTTACGACAGGTTTCCGCGCTCTTCGGTTCTCTCACTTATCTTGGAGCCCACATCGAGGTAGCGGGCCCTCCCATGTGGGAAGGCCCCGCCAGGGACCTCGGTCTAGTCTACCACCCTGTGCCCATAAGTGACGGCTGGAACCCTCGGGATGATGGCCGCTCTCTGGTGGACCTCGCGAGGATAAGCGGGGGGCGGCGCCCCAACATCATTCATGTTCACGGCGCCAAGGCCGCCCTCTTGTCCCGGCTGGCTGTGGCCCTCGGGCCGCCGCCCCGGGTTGTCTACACACTCCACGGCTTCCTGGTGAGGCCTGCAATGCCCTCTTGGCAGAGGGTTGCCTATCCAGCTGGTGAAAG
This DNA window, taken from Bacillota bacterium, encodes the following:
- a CDS encoding aminotransferase class III-fold pyridoxal phosphate-dependent enzyme, coding for MPNPGDEVLRKFEAYMNPGLARVYRLMGLDTAEVEANGSRILDSAGHEYLDFAGGYGVFSHGHRHPKVVEAVRAQLDRMPLSSRLLPSQPATELAEALAEITPGGLRYSFFCNSGAEAVEGCIKTARLATGRTGLVGAIGGFHGKTMGSLSVSGRDLYKKPFEPLVPGVTHVSFGDAEALDRAVGENTAGVILEPIQGEGGVLVPPDDYLPRAREICSRKGALLIIDEVQTGLGRTGRMFAVEHYGVEPDLMALSKALGGGVMPLGGFMGTPQAWEPWESNPLLHTSTFGGNPLACAAGLAAVRVAVEEDLPGQAQEKGEYALGVLGGFAAEYEEIIEQVRGKGLLIGVQFRSEGIGGMVMAEVFSRGLLAVYTLNNPKVIRIEPPLTIPRPDLDRGLEILQESLKVVKEMAREL
- a CDS encoding SRPBCC family protein; its protein translation is MEVHDTLSVDVRRAYEVTREGYRSGKFGGTSNIRSVTVLEEGEDYSVTEWDVVLQGKAIKWSERDTYDDERMTIEFDQVKGDLAKMSGACVFTEVPEGTLVTLWVEFDFGIPMLSTLLNPIAVVALRKNLTEMLDRIKSWLREG